One stretch of Bremerella cremea DNA includes these proteins:
- a CDS encoding response regulator, with protein MNTSAPSRGRALVCDDSMLMRKLVIDSLTEDGWTIVGEAQNGQEAVDMYKELKPDIVTMDIVMPEHDGIHGLTEIIACDPDAKVVMVSALNQTTLVAEAVRKGAQDFIVKPFLPEHLQETIRRLIDVDLPA; from the coding sequence ATGAACACATCCGCACCTTCACGTGGGCGAGCATTGGTCTGCGATGATTCTATGTTGATGCGCAAGCTCGTCATCGATTCGCTCACCGAAGATGGCTGGACGATTGTGGGTGAAGCTCAAAATGGGCAAGAAGCGGTCGACATGTATAAAGAGCTCAAGCCTGACATCGTTACAATGGATATTGTGATGCCGGAGCATGACGGTATCCACGGGCTCACCGAGATTATCGCCTGCGATCCAGATGCCAAAGTGGTTATGGTTAGTGCTTTGAACCAGACGACGTTGGTTGCCGAAGCGGTCCGCAAAGGGGCTCAAGATTTTATCGTGAAGCCCTTCCTTCCCGAGCATCTACAGGAGACCATTCGTCGCCTGATTGATGTCGATCTGCCTGCCTAA
- a CDS encoding HAD family hydrolase, with protein sequence MPDIRAVVFDMDGTILNTEMLYPKVSAEILRRRGLALSQDLTDAMMGRPAPVAFQVMIDWHDLADSIEILERESEEIFADILEVSLGLMPGFTELFKALLQAKYPLAVCTSASRNMAVELLGRFNITPDLQFVIGGDEVQHGKPHPEIYLAAASRLALSPQQIVVFEDSETGCKAAIDAGTHAIAVPGDHSKKHSFIGAQMIADTLHDPRIYELLIPTRPV encoded by the coding sequence ATGCCAGATATTCGCGCCGTCGTTTTTGACATGGATGGAACGATACTTAACACCGAGATGCTTTACCCCAAGGTTTCTGCTGAGATTCTACGGCGTCGTGGTTTGGCACTTTCACAAGACCTGACCGATGCCATGATGGGGCGGCCCGCGCCGGTTGCTTTTCAGGTGATGATTGACTGGCATGATCTCGCCGACAGCATCGAGATTCTGGAACGCGAATCGGAAGAGATCTTTGCGGACATTCTTGAAGTGTCCCTTGGGTTGATGCCTGGATTCACGGAGCTGTTTAAGGCGCTTCTGCAAGCCAAGTATCCGCTGGCCGTTTGCACCAGTGCCAGTCGCAACATGGCTGTTGAGTTGCTGGGGCGTTTTAATATTACGCCCGATCTTCAGTTTGTGATTGGCGGCGATGAGGTTCAGCACGGCAAGCCGCACCCAGAGATTTATCTTGCTGCGGCAAGTCGTCTTGCGCTTTCGCCGCAACAAATTGTGGTGTTTGAAGACAGCGAAACGGGCTGCAAAGCTGCGATTGATGCCGGTACGCATGCCATTGCAGTTCCCGGCGATCACAGCAAAAAACACTCGTTTATTGGGGCTCAGATGATCGCGGATACCTTGCACGATCCTCGGATCTATGAGTTGCTAATTCCTACCCGGCCGGTGTAG
- a CDS encoding endo-1,4-beta-xylanase, whose product MSLRTIIFASCVLLGTAMVFGQEQTPTKEPTPAKTTLAGTWYAQFETPFGMQTYQLQFTPEGDAAAKATAHVEAEGEKRDVEFTEVKITDDTISFAEVRQFDQRELRIEYSGKLKGNDLVLSRMFGNRNGQEVVATRQVPKRQPTTEVAPLVEVKIDHLLKDAGKDFFLIGMAGDLPARYSAEELALAAEHFAAITPENCMKPERLHPQENQWQFERADALVEWARQNQMTIHGHTLVWHAQTPGWFFEGDDKEVIKQRMKEHIHTLVGRYKGQLQSWDVVNEAIDDRGGPQAAKTENLRNSKWLQALGPEFLTLAFQYAHEADPTAVLYYNDYNIESGSKHESSMVLLRRLLADGAPIHAVGIQGHWRSGSVPFKEIEKAITDYASLGLKVSITELDVTIRGASGGQFGGGFNRRGFRSATPPSLEDLKQQADDYAQLFAIFKKHQDVIERVTFWGLNDRRTWRWGQHPLLFDAGNHPKPAYVAIVDELENRDSSKATEPPQQIKIEDGGQGPFSAIATEDASLAGITIYRPQDLSPFGREAKLPILLWGNGACANTTEEHKNFLSEIASQGYIVLGIGPLDQLTDRNEASRQRTQAKQLLTALDWIIAENEKADSTYAGKINTTKVAAMGMSCGGLQAIEISSDPRITTTIVCNSGILANPSQIPAMPSLQKEDLKKFHRPVLYIMGGPSDIAYNNAMDDFARVDHVPIVMTNLDVGHGGTYRQPHGGEYSRVALAWLDWQLKGKQAASKMFLGEDSELKQHDRWSIEVKNFDSP is encoded by the coding sequence ATGTCACTAAGAACAATTATCTTTGCCAGTTGCGTGTTGCTGGGTACCGCCATGGTTTTTGGCCAGGAACAAACGCCGACAAAAGAGCCTACGCCAGCAAAAACAACGCTCGCCGGTACTTGGTACGCACAGTTTGAAACGCCGTTTGGAATGCAAACGTATCAATTGCAATTTACGCCCGAAGGCGACGCAGCAGCAAAAGCGACGGCCCACGTTGAGGCCGAGGGGGAAAAACGTGACGTTGAATTTACCGAGGTGAAAATCACTGACGATACGATCTCTTTCGCCGAGGTTCGCCAGTTTGACCAGCGGGAACTGCGGATTGAGTACTCCGGCAAACTAAAAGGAAACGACCTCGTCCTCAGCCGCATGTTCGGAAATCGGAATGGCCAGGAAGTCGTAGCCACACGACAAGTGCCAAAACGACAGCCTACGACAGAAGTGGCACCCCTGGTTGAAGTGAAGATTGATCATTTGCTCAAGGATGCTGGTAAAGATTTCTTTTTGATCGGCATGGCAGGCGACCTCCCGGCCCGTTATTCCGCAGAGGAACTGGCGCTCGCCGCTGAGCATTTTGCCGCAATAACACCTGAGAACTGCATGAAGCCAGAGCGACTTCATCCGCAGGAAAATCAATGGCAATTCGAACGGGCAGACGCCTTGGTGGAGTGGGCTCGTCAGAATCAGATGACCATTCACGGTCATACGTTGGTTTGGCATGCTCAAACGCCTGGGTGGTTTTTCGAGGGGGACGACAAGGAAGTAATTAAGCAGCGGATGAAGGAGCATATTCATACGCTCGTCGGACGCTATAAAGGGCAACTGCAAAGCTGGGATGTGGTGAACGAGGCCATCGACGATCGAGGCGGTCCTCAGGCAGCAAAGACCGAGAACCTGCGAAACTCGAAATGGCTGCAAGCGTTGGGTCCGGAATTCCTTACTTTGGCGTTTCAGTACGCCCACGAAGCCGATCCTACGGCAGTCCTTTATTACAACGACTACAACATTGAATCAGGTTCCAAGCACGAGAGTTCGATGGTGTTGCTACGGCGGCTTTTGGCTGATGGAGCACCAATTCATGCGGTTGGCATTCAAGGTCACTGGCGCAGTGGTAGTGTTCCTTTTAAAGAGATCGAAAAGGCGATCACCGACTATGCTTCTCTCGGTTTGAAGGTCAGCATCACCGAGCTTGATGTCACCATACGTGGCGCTTCTGGCGGGCAGTTTGGGGGCGGATTCAATCGACGCGGTTTCCGTAGCGCAACGCCTCCTTCCCTGGAGGATCTCAAGCAACAAGCGGACGACTATGCCCAGCTCTTTGCCATCTTCAAGAAGCATCAAGATGTGATTGAACGAGTTACCTTCTGGGGATTGAATGATCGTCGGACGTGGCGTTGGGGGCAGCATCCTTTGCTTTTCGATGCCGGCAACCACCCTAAGCCTGCCTATGTGGCGATTGTCGATGAACTGGAAAATCGTGATTCGAGTAAGGCCACTGAACCTCCCCAACAGATCAAGATCGAAGACGGAGGCCAAGGGCCTTTCTCAGCCATTGCTACAGAAGACGCAAGCTTGGCGGGCATTACCATCTATCGCCCGCAAGATTTGTCACCGTTCGGTAGGGAAGCAAAACTACCAATTCTGCTATGGGGAAATGGAGCCTGTGCGAACACGACTGAGGAACATAAAAACTTCCTCAGTGAAATCGCTTCCCAAGGTTACATTGTTCTCGGGATCGGCCCGCTCGATCAACTAACAGATCGCAACGAAGCCTCCCGCCAAAGAACGCAAGCCAAACAGCTATTAACGGCCTTGGATTGGATTATTGCTGAAAATGAAAAGGCCGACAGCACGTATGCAGGCAAGATAAACACCACGAAGGTTGCCGCGATGGGAATGTCTTGCGGCGGGCTGCAGGCCATTGAAATATCGAGCGACCCCAGGATTACGACCACCATCGTGTGCAATAGTGGCATCCTGGCTAATCCGTCACAGATCCCAGCAATGCCCAGCTTGCAAAAGGAAGATCTGAAAAAGTTTCACCGGCCGGTTCTGTACATCATGGGGGGCCCGTCCGACATTGCCTACAACAATGCGATGGACGACTTCGCGCGGGTCGATCACGTTCCCATCGTAATGACAAACTTAGACGTCGGGCATGGGGGAACGTACCGCCAGCCCCACGGTGGCGAATACTCCCGTGTAGCCTTGGCGTGGCTCGATTGGCAGCTTAAAGGGAAGCAAGCCGCATCGAAGATGTTTCTCGGCGAAGACAGCGAACTCAAACAGCACGACCGTTGGTCTATCGAAGTAAAGAACTTCGACTCCCCGTAA
- a CDS encoding STAS domain-containing protein, with amino-acid sequence MSDQKRLKISDVDGVTVVEFKDRKILDDIQIQEIGQEFSDLVEVDGKRTILLNFSNVEFLSSSALGKLISLDKHVKQKDGTLKMSNIRPEIMEVFAITRLNKLFDIKEDVPDALAAFRG; translated from the coding sequence ATGTCGGATCAAAAACGCCTTAAAATCTCGGACGTGGATGGCGTCACCGTGGTTGAGTTCAAGGATCGCAAGATTCTGGACGACATCCAAATTCAAGAGATCGGGCAAGAGTTTAGCGACCTGGTCGAGGTCGACGGCAAGCGTACAATTCTATTGAACTTTTCTAACGTCGAATTCCTATCCAGTTCGGCGCTGGGTAAGCTGATTAGCCTGGATAAGCACGTGAAGCAGAAAGACGGAACGCTCAAAATGAGCAATATCCGTCCTGAAATCATGGAAGTCTTCGCGATCACTCGGCTGAACAAGCTTTTTGACATCAAAGAAGATGTTCCGGACGCTTTGGCCGCTTTTCGTGGTTAA
- a CDS encoding ATP-binding protein: MGDDNNWLWSTVETIPSDTGEGQRLIKELLTQLELAEWASHDSFGIHLAAEEAIVNAIKHGNKQDPNKSVHVDIRVGKQEVMIHITDEGPGFNPEAVPDPTLDENLDVPSGRGVMLIKAYMTDVQYNEQGNSVRMTKTKSN; encoded by the coding sequence ATGGGCGACGACAATAACTGGCTCTGGTCCACCGTGGAGACAATCCCTAGCGATACGGGGGAAGGCCAACGTCTTATCAAAGAGTTGCTCACCCAGCTTGAACTAGCGGAGTGGGCCTCGCACGATTCGTTTGGCATTCACTTGGCCGCTGAAGAAGCAATCGTCAACGCGATTAAACACGGCAACAAGCAAGACCCCAACAAATCGGTCCATGTCGACATCCGCGTGGGCAAGCAAGAGGTCATGATCCATATCACGGACGAAGGCCCCGGCTTTAACCCGGAAGCCGTGCCAGACCCAACTTTGGACGAAAATCTTGACGTCCCCTCTGGCCGAGGTGTAATGCTCATCAAAGCTTACATGACGGACGTCCAATACAACGAGCAAGGAAACTCGGTTCGTATGACGAAAACCAAGTCGAATTAG
- a CDS encoding MFS transporter yields MAPGVHEPTIREQDDERKNLTSMSFIGLVLTQFLGAANDNIFRWYVIGIGKEKYPEDVGAILMAGTACMVAPYLFFAPHAAFFADRYSKRSVILACKIAEIVIMLLGLCLAWNGHLPWLFSVVFLLGAQSAMYGPAKLGAIPEILKTKHISSANGIIGLATVVATALGTIVGNLLSDVTKQGTTNLWIAGLIMVGCAAIGIWTSTWIQRLPVNQPDLKFPWNPFRSVWKDLKVLRMNHAIFHVAVGSAFFWTLAALAQLNIDQFASESGTTTQSDVGPLLAVLVVGTAVGCVLAGYWSQGHVEMGILPLGATGLAICSFLLFLTPSNIVNEVGSWNFVFVFASLLLFFMGLSAGLFEVPLASFLQHRAPAEKRGTILAATNFLTFGGILFISIVFWGLTERVYDGDVENIGQIAKLEISPEFKTKVQETSKLFEQQLAEKQTTADPAELAKALSSNAEEEKYAFASLLLTQLRHAFADKTPLERSKLVEKYPDDKRLVGQVFLQATRLPILSSRQIFLLCSAVTIPILFYILYLLPQNSLRFLVWLASETFYRIRVHDRENLPAEGGALLVSNHVSWLDGVLLMLTSSRPVRMLVWGGNFKSEWFRRFVEYHGAILIDKGPKGIQRALQAGREAIENGELVCVFAEGGITRSGQIQGFRPGLLKMVEGTSAPVVPVFIDELWGSAFTFSEGRFFWKWPRSLQTPISIHFGEPINPPYGIHEIRQAVQQLGAIAFKRRVDRVIPPAKSLLRICKGRLFGSKVADSTGVDLSGGVFLTRILVLRRLLNRHILKPRKEEQYVGVLLPPSVAGAAVNGALALDRRVAVNLNYTTSNDVMNYCIKKCGIQSVLTSRKFMDKFDWQLECNVVYLEDLASKPTTWDKISCAFTAFVTPSWILDRVYGLNKIGPNDTLTVIFTSGSTGVPKGVQLTHANVSSNVQAIQQMIHLNRNDVIIGILPFFHSFGYTVTLWTLFGIDVKLAYHFSPLEPKVIGNLTKKHKGTAILVTPTFLRSYLRRVDKEAFATLEIVVAGAEKLPGDLSDAFEEKFGVRPVEGYGTTELSPLVAVNIPPARSIDNFQIDRKEGTVGRPIPNVAARIIDLDTGEEKGANEAGMLYITGPNVMKGYYDMPEETADVLQDGWYKTGDVALIDEDGFLKITGRVSRFSKIGGEMIPHVRIEEAIQSILGPNESEEDGIEVAVTAVDHPTKGERIVVVHIPMELTPAEICQRLKQAGLPNLFIPATDSFVQVDKIPILGTGKLDLRELKELAKARFSENGTTA; encoded by the coding sequence ATGGCCCCTGGCGTCCACGAGCCCACCATCCGAGAACAAGACGACGAGCGGAAAAACCTTACGTCAATGAGCTTCATTGGCTTGGTTTTAACGCAGTTTCTCGGAGCCGCGAATGACAATATCTTTCGTTGGTATGTCATCGGAATTGGCAAGGAAAAATACCCAGAAGATGTCGGGGCCATCCTTATGGCGGGAACGGCCTGTATGGTTGCTCCTTACCTTTTCTTTGCCCCCCATGCGGCTTTCTTTGCCGATCGATATAGCAAACGTTCGGTCATTCTCGCGTGTAAGATCGCCGAGATCGTCATCATGTTGCTGGGGCTTTGCCTCGCTTGGAATGGACATCTCCCTTGGCTGTTTAGTGTGGTCTTTCTTTTGGGGGCTCAAAGTGCGATGTACGGCCCCGCCAAGTTGGGGGCCATCCCTGAAATTTTAAAGACCAAGCATATCTCGTCCGCAAACGGCATTATTGGCTTAGCGACCGTGGTTGCCACTGCGTTGGGGACCATTGTCGGTAACCTGCTTAGCGACGTTACCAAGCAAGGCACCACCAATCTTTGGATCGCTGGCCTGATTATGGTAGGTTGCGCTGCGATCGGGATCTGGACGAGCACTTGGATCCAGCGACTGCCGGTAAACCAACCAGATTTAAAGTTTCCCTGGAATCCTTTCCGGAGCGTCTGGAAGGACTTGAAGGTGTTGCGTATGAATCACGCGATTTTCCATGTGGCTGTGGGAAGCGCGTTTTTCTGGACGCTGGCCGCCTTAGCTCAGTTGAATATCGATCAGTTTGCCTCCGAAAGCGGAACCACTACCCAGTCGGACGTCGGCCCTCTGCTGGCGGTGCTGGTGGTGGGAACAGCAGTTGGTTGTGTGTTGGCCGGTTATTGGTCGCAAGGACACGTCGAAATGGGGATTCTCCCATTAGGAGCGACTGGGCTGGCCATCTGTTCCTTTCTGCTGTTTCTTACGCCTTCGAATATCGTGAATGAGGTTGGTAGCTGGAACTTCGTTTTCGTTTTCGCGAGCCTGTTATTGTTCTTCATGGGGCTTTCGGCCGGGCTGTTTGAGGTTCCGTTGGCGTCTTTCCTACAGCATCGGGCCCCGGCTGAGAAACGCGGAACCATTCTCGCAGCCACGAACTTTCTTACTTTTGGCGGGATCTTGTTTATCTCGATCGTCTTTTGGGGGCTTACCGAACGGGTCTACGATGGCGATGTAGAGAACATTGGTCAAATTGCCAAGTTAGAGATTAGCCCTGAATTTAAAACGAAAGTTCAAGAGACCTCAAAGCTATTCGAGCAGCAATTAGCCGAGAAGCAAACAACGGCAGATCCGGCAGAGCTGGCCAAAGCGTTGTCGTCTAATGCAGAAGAGGAAAAGTATGCGTTTGCTTCCCTGCTGCTCACCCAGTTGCGACACGCATTTGCTGACAAAACGCCGCTGGAACGCAGCAAGCTGGTGGAAAAATACCCGGATGACAAACGTCTGGTAGGGCAGGTTTTTCTGCAGGCAACCAGGCTGCCTATTCTGAGTTCGCGGCAAATCTTTTTGCTTTGCAGCGCCGTGACGATTCCGATTTTGTTCTACATCCTTTATCTGCTCCCACAGAACTCGCTTCGCTTTTTGGTTTGGTTGGCTAGCGAGACGTTCTACCGAATTCGCGTTCACGATCGCGAGAACCTTCCGGCGGAAGGGGGCGCGCTGTTGGTCTCGAACCATGTGTCGTGGCTCGATGGCGTGCTGCTGATGCTTACCAGTAGTCGCCCGGTGCGGATGTTGGTTTGGGGAGGAAATTTCAAGAGCGAGTGGTTCCGCCGGTTTGTCGAGTACCACGGTGCGATCTTAATCGATAAAGGCCCCAAGGGAATTCAGCGAGCTTTGCAAGCCGGACGCGAGGCAATTGAAAACGGAGAACTCGTTTGTGTCTTTGCGGAAGGTGGAATTACTCGCAGTGGTCAAATCCAGGGATTTCGACCTGGCTTATTGAAGATGGTCGAAGGTACTTCGGCGCCTGTGGTACCGGTTTTTATTGACGAGCTTTGGGGAAGCGCTTTTACGTTTAGTGAAGGACGATTCTTCTGGAAATGGCCGCGAAGCTTGCAAACGCCCATTTCGATTCACTTCGGCGAGCCAATTAACCCGCCGTATGGCATTCATGAAATTCGCCAGGCTGTGCAGCAGCTAGGGGCGATCGCATTTAAGCGACGTGTTGATCGAGTGATTCCACCGGCGAAATCATTGCTGCGTATTTGTAAGGGGCGGCTTTTCGGATCGAAGGTTGCGGATTCTACCGGAGTCGACCTCTCTGGCGGTGTGTTTCTGACACGGATCTTGGTCCTGCGCCGGCTACTGAATCGGCATATCCTTAAGCCCCGCAAAGAAGAACAATATGTGGGCGTGCTGCTTCCTCCGTCGGTGGCTGGTGCTGCCGTGAATGGGGCTCTGGCGCTTGATCGCCGGGTAGCCGTCAACTTGAACTATACGACCAGCAACGATGTGATGAATTACTGCATTAAGAAGTGTGGTATCCAATCGGTGCTGACCAGTCGCAAGTTCATGGATAAATTCGACTGGCAACTCGAATGCAACGTCGTTTACTTGGAAGATTTGGCCAGCAAGCCAACGACTTGGGATAAGATCAGCTGCGCTTTCACGGCGTTTGTGACACCTAGCTGGATCTTGGATCGCGTTTATGGGCTGAACAAGATCGGACCGAACGATACGCTAACGGTGATCTTTACTTCGGGCTCCACTGGAGTGCCTAAAGGGGTTCAACTGACTCACGCCAACGTTTCGTCCAACGTGCAAGCGATTCAGCAGATGATCCATCTCAATCGAAATGACGTGATCATTGGGATCCTGCCGTTTTTTCATTCTTTCGGATACACCGTCACGCTGTGGACGCTGTTTGGCATTGATGTGAAGTTGGCCTACCACTTCAGCCCACTTGAACCGAAGGTGATCGGGAATCTGACTAAGAAGCATAAAGGGACCGCGATTTTAGTCACGCCGACCTTCTTGCGGAGTTACTTGCGACGGGTCGATAAAGAGGCCTTTGCCACATTAGAGATTGTTGTGGCCGGGGCGGAAAAGCTGCCAGGTGATCTGAGCGATGCTTTTGAAGAAAAGTTTGGTGTCCGTCCGGTTGAAGGTTACGGCACAACCGAGTTATCCCCTCTGGTCGCGGTAAATATTCCTCCGGCGCGTTCGATTGATAATTTCCAGATTGATCGTAAAGAGGGAACCGTTGGGCGTCCTATTCCTAATGTGGCGGCACGAATCATCGATCTCGATACCGGCGAGGAAAAAGGAGCCAATGAAGCTGGCATGCTTTACATCACCGGGCCCAATGTGATGAAAGGCTATTACGATATGCCGGAGGAAACCGCCGACGTACTACAGGACGGCTGGTACAAGACGGGCGATGTCGCGTTGATTGACGAAGATGGCTTCCTGAAGATTACCGGACGCGTGAGCCGTTTCTCGAAGATTGGCGGAGAGATGATTCCTCATGTGCGCATCGAAGAGGCGATTCAGTCGATTCTAGGGCCAAATGAGAGCGAAGAAGATGGAATCGAAGTAGCGGTCACTGCGGTAGATCATCCGACCAAAGGGGAACGGATTGTGGTCGTTCACATCCCGATGGAGTTAACCCCAGCAGAGATTTGTCAGCGGCTGAAGCAAGCGGGGCTACCGAATCTGTTCATTCCCGCCACCGATAGCTTTGTCCAAGTCGATAAGATTCCGATTCTGGGCACTGGCAAGCTTGATCTGCGCGAGCTAAAAGAACTCGCGAAAGCTCGCTTCAGCGAGAATGGAACCACGGCCTAG
- a CDS encoding HEAT repeat domain-containing protein, which produces MISLEASRQLNLLIDRWEQHAGMQIAQDAVLLAEALHDEIPHYSDKVREEVHLAAVRMASWNLGGPATQEGAYLVAVERLIERSAGSPSQEIAAASDELLAQYLDNLSTREPQRPGIEPYDNLNQVALNTGLPWNQVGLPNLPRVSQQPMVEVPQSTEQVASPVAEALPANQRVSLGSQPLKLPPLVSSPRHIDPGPIMPEALPDYKSLTTLEVIWKLHAQSPRLGQHARQELENRRFSAADIELATRLSHPEIAQRLLVVRELPLMQREDRKTWLYYMTKDPDESVRYAAAAALITSSDPRLLRQLKAELTADPSPRIQSLIKR; this is translated from the coding sequence GTGATTTCCTTGGAGGCCAGTCGGCAGTTAAATCTGTTGATCGATCGCTGGGAACAACATGCTGGCATGCAGATTGCCCAGGATGCTGTGCTGCTGGCAGAGGCATTGCACGATGAGATACCACACTATTCCGATAAAGTTCGCGAAGAGGTCCACCTAGCTGCCGTCCGTATGGCCAGTTGGAACCTTGGTGGCCCGGCTACTCAAGAGGGGGCCTATCTTGTCGCCGTCGAGCGTCTCATCGAACGCTCGGCTGGTTCGCCATCGCAAGAGATCGCTGCTGCTAGTGATGAGTTACTGGCTCAATACCTTGATAACTTATCTACCAGAGAACCCCAACGCCCTGGTATCGAGCCGTACGATAATCTCAACCAAGTTGCTTTGAATACCGGCTTACCTTGGAACCAGGTTGGTTTGCCGAATTTGCCGCGAGTGTCACAGCAACCAATGGTTGAGGTGCCGCAGTCCACTGAGCAAGTTGCTTCGCCCGTTGCAGAGGCTTTGCCGGCGAATCAACGGGTTAGTTTAGGGAGTCAGCCGCTCAAGCTCCCCCCCTTGGTCTCGTCACCACGACATATCGATCCTGGCCCGATCATGCCAGAGGCTTTGCCAGACTATAAATCACTGACCACGTTGGAAGTGATTTGGAAGCTGCACGCACAGAGTCCTCGCTTAGGGCAACATGCACGGCAAGAGTTGGAGAATCGTCGTTTCTCGGCGGCAGATATCGAACTGGCCACGCGTCTTTCTCACCCGGAGATCGCCCAGCGTTTACTGGTTGTTCGTGAGTTGCCGCTAATGCAACGAGAAGATCGTAAGACTTGGCTGTATTATATGACCAAGGATCCAGACGAGAGTGTCCGCTATGCTGCCGCAGCTGCTTTGATTACCTCTTCGGATCCTCGTCTACTACGGCAGTTGAAGGCTGAGCTAACAGCCGATCCTAGTCCCCGAATTCAATCGTTGATCAAAAGATAG